A genomic stretch from Edaphobacter aggregans includes:
- a CDS encoding DUF1254 domain-containing protein produces the protein MQKLLTMALFLASSFAGSQQKNPPLPPQGDKPMTNSDQLAERTLHARAVQAVIWGMPAVNYDLMLQEMLTKTTGKVGQVIYWGRPLDYRNQTLTPNPDALYFIVFVNTKDGPVVLDLPPGDDNGSFNGNIVTLWQMPLADAGLLGTDKGKGGKYLILPPGYKDKIPDGYIPLQSDTFGNYMLFRANFKSHADADVQASIDYGKRMKVYPLSAAAHPPETIFTDVKDIDFDSTIQYDARFFDHLNNIIQSEPWIDRDRVMIDQLKSLGIEKGKPFQPTEQMKSIFNSSTQDARAFLYAKYDQGLPPFFSPTSHWMFPTYPDLVKAVQVGYADLNTYPVDERAVGYSYAFIAIKNLGAGQMYLISIKDKDGNPFDGSKTYKQTVPPNAPVKQYWSLTAYDRELHTLIKGVNRASRSSQIPELQKNPDGSVDLYIGPKAPDGKDSNWIPTDPNRKFELMFRAYAPTSALFEKTWVLPDVEKVAAQ, from the coding sequence ATGCAGAAGCTATTGACGATGGCCCTCTTTCTCGCTTCCTCCTTCGCCGGAAGTCAGCAAAAAAATCCTCCGCTTCCCCCGCAGGGAGACAAGCCAATGACCAATTCCGATCAGCTAGCCGAGCGCACCCTCCACGCCCGCGCCGTCCAGGCCGTCATCTGGGGCATGCCCGCCGTCAACTACGACCTCATGCTTCAGGAGATGCTCACCAAGACCACCGGCAAAGTCGGCCAAGTCATCTACTGGGGACGCCCACTCGACTACCGCAACCAGACCCTCACCCCCAACCCCGATGCCCTCTACTTCATCGTCTTCGTCAATACCAAGGACGGCCCCGTCGTCCTCGACCTGCCTCCCGGCGACGACAACGGCTCCTTCAACGGCAACATCGTCACCCTTTGGCAGATGCCCCTCGCCGACGCCGGCCTCCTCGGCACCGACAAAGGCAAGGGCGGCAAATATCTCATCCTGCCACCAGGCTACAAAGACAAGATCCCCGACGGATACATCCCCCTTCAGTCCGATACCTTCGGCAACTACATGCTCTTCCGCGCCAACTTTAAGAGCCATGCTGACGCCGACGTTCAGGCCTCCATCGACTATGGCAAGCGCATGAAGGTCTACCCCCTCTCCGCCGCCGCGCATCCTCCCGAAACCATCTTCACTGACGTCAAGGACATCGACTTCGACTCCACCATTCAGTACGACGCCCGCTTCTTCGACCACCTTAACAACATCATCCAGTCCGAGCCCTGGATCGACCGCGACCGCGTCATGATCGACCAGCTCAAATCACTCGGCATCGAAAAGGGCAAACCCTTCCAGCCTACCGAGCAGATGAAGTCCATCTTCAACTCCTCCACCCAAGACGCACGCGCCTTCCTCTACGCAAAATACGACCAAGGCTTGCCGCCCTTCTTCTCGCCCACCAGCCACTGGATGTTCCCCACCTATCCTGACTTGGTAAAGGCGGTGCAGGTCGGCTATGCCGATCTCAACACCTATCCTGTCGACGAGCGCGCTGTCGGCTATAGCTACGCCTTCATCGCCATCAAAAATCTAGGCGCCGGCCAGATGTACCTCATCTCCATCAAGGACAAGGATGGCAATCCCTTCGACGGTTCGAAGACCTACAAACAAACCGTCCCACCCAACGCACCCGTCAAACAGTACTGGTCTCTCACCGCCTACGACCGCGAACTCCACACGCTCATCAAGGGCGTCAACCGCGCCAGCCGCTCCTCCCAGATCCCCGAACTCCAGAAAAACCCTGACGGCTCCGTCGACCTCTACATCGGCCCCAAAGCCCCCGATGGCAAGGACAGCAACTGGATTCCCACGGACCCCAATCGCAAATTCGAACTCATGTTCCGTGCTTACGCACCTACGTCGGCCCTCTTCGAGAAAACCTGGGTGCTCCCAGACGTCGAAAAAGTTGCAGCTCAGTGA
- a CDS encoding DUF1254 domain-containing protein, protein MQTRTPRLTTLLIVGLLTGCQQQQKVSEQGTTPTTEYVFERGFPTSDTAQKAYDAADLNRAIEAYKFFYPSVSILATWKGNEAAGVVTNKSFLILQGSPHQLVFTPNSDTPYAGANIDLSSGPMVVELPPGPLMCVANDLNQRYVMDMGIPGPDAGKGGKHLLIPPGYKGKIPAGYFTGTPTTNRVLFMVRVIPPGGNVQAGIDMLKTVKIHPLNGPAVWPVTWSEIGDRSQDFTPVRWERNLDYWKQLAELINQEPAYEAYRMNYGQLASLGIEKGKPFNPDARMQGILVKAAQIANDQMRVQSFADRRPDRVAWPDRKWEWASLRPENGTFDLPTAKDLEARDKWFYQAQIESPAMFRRTPAAGSLYWLGTRDGSGAFLDGGKTYKLTVPQPVPAKLFWSVTVYDPDSRSEIVTDTYKAALRSLYELKDTSSAPSVELYFGPTAPAGHEAQWIKTIPGKGWFTYFRVYGPEQAAFDGSWKPGDFEEVK, encoded by the coding sequence ATGCAAACGCGAACGCCAAGACTCACAACTCTTCTAATCGTCGGACTTCTGACGGGGTGCCAACAGCAGCAGAAGGTTAGCGAGCAGGGAACAACACCGACTACGGAATATGTCTTCGAGCGCGGTTTTCCAACCTCCGACACCGCACAGAAGGCATACGACGCCGCCGACCTCAATCGCGCCATCGAGGCCTATAAGTTCTTCTATCCGTCCGTATCCATCCTCGCCACCTGGAAGGGCAACGAGGCAGCGGGCGTGGTGACCAATAAGTCCTTCCTGATCCTGCAGGGAAGCCCGCACCAACTGGTGTTTACACCTAACTCCGACACGCCTTATGCAGGAGCCAACATCGATCTATCATCCGGTCCGATGGTGGTGGAGTTGCCGCCCGGTCCCTTGATGTGTGTGGCGAATGATCTCAATCAACGCTATGTCATGGATATGGGCATCCCCGGCCCGGATGCAGGCAAGGGCGGAAAGCATCTCCTCATACCTCCCGGCTATAAAGGCAAGATTCCGGCCGGATACTTTACGGGCACACCCACCACGAATCGCGTCCTGTTTATGGTTCGCGTGATCCCGCCCGGAGGAAATGTGCAGGCAGGCATCGACATGCTGAAAACCGTGAAGATCCATCCGCTGAACGGGCCCGCGGTTTGGCCTGTGACGTGGTCGGAGATTGGCGACCGTTCGCAGGATTTCACGCCCGTCCGATGGGAAAGGAACCTCGACTATTGGAAGCAACTCGCCGAGCTCATCAATCAGGAACCTGCCTACGAGGCCTACCGCATGAACTACGGCCAACTAGCAAGTCTCGGCATCGAAAAAGGAAAGCCATTCAATCCCGACGCTCGCATGCAGGGCATCCTCGTCAAGGCCGCACAAATTGCTAATGACCAGATGCGCGTGCAGTCCTTCGCCGACCGCCGACCCGACCGCGTCGCCTGGCCTGACCGCAAGTGGGAGTGGGCAAGTCTGCGTCCCGAGAACGGCACCTTCGATCTGCCTACCGCCAAGGACCTTGAAGCACGCGATAAGTGGTTCTATCAGGCACAGATCGAATCGCCTGCCATGTTCCGCCGCACCCCCGCAGCCGGTTCCCTTTACTGGCTCGGCACACGCGACGGCAGCGGCGCATTTCTCGATGGTGGAAAAACCTACAAGCTGACAGTTCCGCAGCCTGTCCCCGCTAAGCTCTTCTGGTCGGTGACGGTCTACGATCCTGACTCCCGCAGCGAGATCGTTACGGACACCTACAAGGCCGCCTTGCGCTCACTCTACGAACTGAAGGACACTTCAAGCGCCCCATCGGTCGAGCTCTACTTCGGCCCGACGGCTCCTGCCGGTCACGAAGCCCAATGGATTAAGACCATTCCCGGAAAGGGATGGTTCACCTACTTCCGAGTCTATGGCCCCGAACAGGCAGCCTTCGACGGAAGCTGGAAGCCGGGTGATTTCGAAGAGGTTAAATGA
- a CDS encoding L-fucose/L-arabinose isomerase family protein: protein MAKQMTLGVIVGNRGFFPSHLATSGRLEMIAALEAAGIKPIVLTPEETAHGAVESYEDAKKCAALFKKHATEIDGIIITLPNFGEERGLADALRLADLRVPVLIQATPDHAGKMTIAFRRDSFCGKMSICNNLKQYGIPYSLTRLHTEAPDSEEFKADLEWFSAVCRIVKGLKNLRIGAIGARPTAFNTVRYSEKLLEKSGITVETLDLSEVMGRIGRMNDNDDAAQAKLAAIKKYIPIGETPDAALMKMAKLGAVIDHWMAASELTVSAVQCWTSIEEFLGIVPCTVMSMMSESLIPSACEVDVLGTLSMYALTLASETPSALLDWNNNYGDNPDKAVCFHCSNLPKHFFNEGVKMDFQQIIAGTVGKENTHGTLDGTVKAGAMSFARFSTNDFTGQITGYVGEGAFTNDPLHTFGGAGVVEIPKMQELLRYICENGFEHHVAANFSTTAAPVYEAASKYLGWGMHWHQ from the coding sequence ATGGCTAAGCAGATGACGTTGGGTGTGATCGTGGGCAACCGTGGATTTTTTCCGAGCCACCTCGCGACGAGTGGGCGCCTGGAGATGATTGCGGCTCTTGAGGCGGCCGGGATCAAGCCGATTGTGTTGACTCCGGAGGAGACGGCGCATGGGGCGGTGGAGAGCTACGAGGACGCGAAGAAGTGCGCGGCTCTGTTCAAGAAGCATGCTACTGAGATCGACGGCATCATCATTACGCTGCCGAACTTTGGCGAAGAGCGTGGGCTTGCAGATGCGTTGAGGTTGGCGGACCTGCGAGTTCCGGTGCTGATCCAGGCGACGCCTGATCATGCGGGCAAGATGACGATTGCTTTCCGCCGCGACAGCTTCTGCGGAAAGATGTCGATTTGTAACAACTTGAAGCAGTACGGCATCCCCTATTCGCTGACGCGGTTGCATACGGAGGCTCCGGACTCAGAGGAGTTCAAGGCTGACCTTGAGTGGTTCAGTGCTGTGTGCCGGATCGTGAAAGGGCTGAAGAACCTTCGTATTGGGGCGATTGGGGCTCGGCCTACGGCGTTCAATACGGTTCGGTACTCGGAGAAGCTGCTGGAGAAGTCGGGCATTACGGTTGAGACGCTCGATCTGAGCGAGGTTATGGGCCGGATTGGCCGGATGAACGATAACGACGATGCGGCGCAGGCCAAGCTGGCGGCGATCAAGAAGTACATTCCCATCGGCGAAACTCCCGATGCGGCGCTGATGAAGATGGCGAAGCTCGGCGCTGTGATCGATCATTGGATGGCGGCGAGCGAACTGACGGTCAGCGCTGTGCAGTGCTGGACCTCGATTGAGGAGTTTCTCGGGATTGTTCCTTGCACCGTCATGAGCATGATGAGCGAGAGCCTGATTCCGTCGGCTTGCGAGGTCGATGTTCTGGGTACGCTGAGCATGTATGCGCTGACGCTGGCGAGTGAGACTCCGAGCGCCCTGCTCGACTGGAACAACAACTATGGTGACAATCCCGATAAGGCGGTTTGCTTCCACTGCTCGAATCTTCCTAAGCACTTTTTCAATGAAGGCGTGAAGATGGACTTCCAGCAGATTATTGCCGGCACCGTGGGCAAGGAGAATACGCACGGGACGCTGGATGGGACGGTGAAGGCCGGGGCGATGAGCTTTGCCCGGTTTTCGACCAACGACTTCACTGGGCAGATTACCGGCTATGTCGGCGAGGGCGCGTTTACCAACGATCCGCTGCATACGTTTGGCGGCGCTGGCGTGGTCGAGATTCCGAAGATGCAGGAGCTATTGCGATACATCTGCGAGAACGGCTTTGAGCACCATGTGGCGGCGAACTTCTCAACGACCGCCGCCCCGGTCTATGAGGCGGCAAGCAAGTATCTTGGGTGGGGGATGCACTGGCATCAGTAG
- a CDS encoding sodium:solute symporter family protein codes for MISFAALLLMGQQLTRLAPVDILILVLYFALVVFIGFYAKGKANTSEDFFLAGREMTAWIAGLSFVSANLGSLELMGWAGAAYQYGILAAHWYWIGAIPAMLFLGIVMMPFYYISKTHSVPGYLQLRFGEGARGLSAVSFAVMTILMSGVNMYAMALVMKTVLGWNISFSIWVGAATVALYVMLGGLRSAIINEVLQFVLIWAGAAMIPILGLIEAGGWTKLKAQIAVNVGSSDYTHMWSTLGSFKDNPMGVHWTGIVFGLGFVISFGYWTTDFLVVQRVLSANNLRAAKLAPVIGAAFKMAVPLIVIVPGLLALAVLKNPDGSLMHLVPESVAATTGQHSYNEVLPLMLIRYCGPGLLGLGITALVAGFMSGMAGNVSAFSTVWTYDIYGAFINKKADDKHYVSMGRWSTVIGMLVSIATAYLVMNAASIMDYVQALFSFFIAPLFGTVILGMLWKRATHWGGFLGLLAGTASSIGMWAWVQKDPTALRYIALSPNAQSMAENLYRALWSWLICVGVTVVVSMVTKPVPEEKLAGLVYGVTPIPHDGSKTLWEKPIFWAIVVIVVFFILNLIFW; via the coding sequence ATGATATCGTTTGCTGCTCTCCTGCTGATGGGCCAACAGTTGACCAGGCTGGCACCGGTCGACATTTTAATTCTCGTTCTGTACTTCGCGCTGGTCGTCTTTATTGGCTTCTACGCCAAGGGCAAGGCGAACACGAGTGAAGACTTCTTTCTCGCAGGGCGCGAGATGACCGCCTGGATCGCGGGGCTGAGTTTTGTGTCCGCGAATCTGGGGTCGCTGGAGCTGATGGGGTGGGCTGGAGCGGCCTATCAGTACGGCATCCTGGCGGCGCATTGGTACTGGATCGGCGCGATACCGGCGATGCTGTTTCTGGGCATCGTGATGATGCCGTTCTATTACATCTCGAAGACGCACTCGGTGCCCGGGTATCTGCAGCTTCGCTTTGGCGAGGGTGCCCGAGGCTTGTCGGCAGTATCGTTTGCGGTAATGACGATCCTGATGAGTGGCGTGAATATGTACGCCATGGCGCTGGTGATGAAGACAGTGCTTGGATGGAACATCAGCTTCAGTATCTGGGTGGGCGCGGCAACCGTGGCGCTGTATGTCATGCTGGGCGGATTGCGATCGGCCATCATCAATGAAGTGCTGCAGTTCGTCTTGATCTGGGCCGGCGCAGCGATGATTCCGATTCTCGGCCTGATCGAAGCCGGCGGATGGACGAAGCTCAAAGCGCAAATCGCGGTGAATGTAGGTAGCAGCGACTACACGCATATGTGGAGCACGCTCGGAAGCTTCAAGGACAATCCCATGGGCGTGCACTGGACAGGGATCGTGTTTGGGCTTGGGTTCGTGATCAGCTTTGGATACTGGACGACGGACTTCCTGGTGGTGCAGCGAGTACTGAGCGCAAACAATCTGCGCGCGGCGAAGCTGGCTCCTGTGATCGGCGCAGCTTTCAAAATGGCGGTGCCGCTGATCGTTATTGTGCCGGGACTGCTGGCGCTTGCTGTGTTGAAGAATCCTGATGGAAGCCTGATGCACCTTGTTCCTGAGAGTGTCGCAGCGACGACGGGCCAGCACAGCTATAACGAAGTGCTTCCTTTGATGCTGATTCGCTACTGCGGACCTGGACTGCTGGGGCTGGGAATTACGGCTCTAGTTGCAGGCTTTATGAGCGGCATGGCGGGTAATGTGAGCGCATTCTCGACGGTGTGGACGTATGACATCTATGGGGCGTTTATCAATAAGAAGGCCGACGATAAGCATTATGTTTCGATGGGCCGCTGGTCGACGGTGATCGGCATGTTGGTCAGCATCGCAACTGCTTATCTGGTGATGAATGCGGCCAGCATCATGGACTATGTGCAGGCGCTGTTCAGCTTCTTTATCGCTCCGCTGTTTGGAACCGTAATTCTGGGGATGCTCTGGAAACGAGCGACTCATTGGGGCGGATTTCTTGGCCTGTTGGCTGGAACAGCTTCGTCGATCGGCATGTGGGCTTGGGTGCAGAAGGATCCTACGGCTCTGCGATATATCGCGCTGAGCCCCAATGCGCAGAGCATGGCGGAGAATCTGTATCGCGCGCTTTGGAGTTGGCTGATCTGCGTGGGCGTTACCGTCGTTGTAAGTATGGTGACGAAACCTGTACCCGAGGAGAAGCTTGCAGGCCTTGTCTACGGCGTGACGCCAATTCCTCACGATGGATCGAAGACGTTGTGGGAAAAGCCGATCTTCTGGGCGATCGTAGTGATCGTCGTCTTCTTTATTCTGAATTTGATCTTCTGGTAG
- a CDS encoding TlpA family protein disulfide reductase, with amino-acid sequence MLNLRSLCTTLVLCLLVASAQGKRAPNLELKDFSGNKQKLDSLHGSIAVVSFWATWCAPCRDELPRLSKLTQEYSPSGVRFVAISIDEPKDRAKVAPYVAEQKLAMDIWVGGDTDMMARVGLGDIVPGTIILDQQGEIIGRIMGEAREEDIRARIEWLRNGKQGDTPEPLTKRY; translated from the coding sequence ATGCTGAATCTCCGTTCGCTATGCACAACCCTTGTTCTCTGCCTGCTAGTCGCCTCAGCGCAGGGCAAGCGAGCTCCCAATCTTGAGCTCAAAGACTTCTCCGGCAATAAGCAGAAGCTCGACTCTCTTCACGGCTCCATCGCCGTAGTCAGCTTCTGGGCAACGTGGTGCGCTCCTTGCCGCGACGAACTCCCTCGCTTATCGAAACTCACTCAGGAGTATTCCCCCAGTGGTGTCCGCTTCGTCGCCATCTCCATTGACGAGCCGAAAGACCGCGCCAAAGTGGCCCCGTACGTAGCCGAGCAAAAGCTGGCGATGGACATCTGGGTCGGCGGAGACACCGACATGATGGCCCGTGTCGGCCTGGGCGACATCGTCCCCGGCACCATCATCCTCGATCAGCAGGGCGAGATCATCGGCCGCATCATGGGCGAAGCCCGCGAAGAAGACATTCGGGCACGCATCGAATGGCTCCGCAATGGCAAACAAGGAGACACCCCCGAGCCCCTCACCAAGCGTTACTAA